The Manihot esculenta cultivar AM560-2 chromosome 1, M.esculenta_v8, whole genome shotgun sequence genome has a window encoding:
- the LOC110609593 gene encoding ankyrin repeat-containing protein BDA1, translating into MLKKAAKSGRVDVLYKLLAQDPHLLKDLDTILIADTPLHVAARAGKNHFAMEVASLKPSLACKLNEDGLSPMHLALRNGHNGTARGLATVDSNLIRVKGKDRITSLHLVAEIGDIDLLEEFLLACPSAIEDLTVRRETAVHVAVKHQSLQALKFLFGWLHRKNMEDVLNWKDEEGNTVLHIGVLKNDLKAVELLINNVDNHAKNGNDMTAMDIFRRQSKSQNGEMGDILRRASLVSSFLNSLIRKRDQYLGFTVASQGLEIFTVDTRSIILVVAVLIATATYQAVLSPPGGYWQDNVDEHQAGKIIMSDFESSYFALLNSSAFCASVCTIIVLVMGLPFSFFLESSTLFISCSYFVSLLNTFPSLDKTTLSLLLLIGLVLGCVHLLAFEAHRRKRQQRKVGKYQWKYQVFSINPVQMRDNSSKFFSFLWRFLLKPSPASLECPPL; encoded by the exons ATGTTGAAGAAGGCTGCTAAAAGTGGACGTGTCGACGTGCTATATAAGTTGCTTGCACAAGATCCACATCTTCTGAAGGATCTAGACACCATACTCATAGCTGATACTCCTCTACACGTAGCTGCAAGGGCTGGCAAAAATCATTTTGCTATGGAAGTTGCAAGCCTAAAGCCATCACTTGCTTGCAAACTAAATGAAGATGGCCTTAGCCCCATGCACTTGGCTTTGAGAAATGGGCACAATGGAACTGCGAGAGGCCTTGCAACAGTGGACAGCAACCTCATCAGGGTGAAAGGGAAGGACAGAATTACTTCGTTGCACCTTGTAGCGGAAATAGGAGACATTGATCTCTTGGAAGAATTTCTACTTGCTTGTCCATCAGCCATTGAAGATTTGACAGTTCGCCGAGAGACTGCTGTTCATGTTGCTGTCAAACACCAAAGCTTGCAAGCTCTTAAGTTTCTTTTTGGATGGCTTCACCGGAAAAATATGGAAGATGTCCTAAATTGGAAGGATGAGGAAGGGAACACTGTATTGCATATCGGAGTTCTCAAAAATGACCTAAAG GCTGTGGAGTTGTTAATCAATAACGTTGATAACCACGCTAAAAATGGCAACGATATGACCGCTATGGACATCTTCAGACGCCAATCCAAATCTCAAAATGGCGAAATGGGAGATATCCTCCGTCGTGCGTCTCTCGTTTCAAGCTTTCTGAATTCACTCATCAGAAAACGAGACCAATACTTGGGCTTCACAGTTGCTTCACAAGGCCTAGAAATTTTCACCGTCGACACTCGCAGCATAATACTTGTTGTAGCTGTACTGATCGCAACAGCTACCTACCAAGCCGTACTCAGCCCTCCTGGCGGATATTGGCAGGATAACGTCGACGAACATCAAGCTGGGAAAATAATCATGAGCGACTTTGAGAGTTCTTATTTTGCACTTCTTAACAGTTCAGCCTTCTGTGCATCTGTGTGCACAATCATTGTTCTTGTTATGgggcttcctttttctttctttcttgaaTCCTCTACTCTCTTCATCTCATGTTCCTATTTTGTTTCACTGCTTAACACCTTCCCATCTTTAGACAAGACCACACTGTCCCTGCTTCTGTTAATTGGGTTGGTGTTGGGTTGTGTTCATCTGCTGGCATTTGAGGCTCATCGGCGTAAGCGACAACAACGCAAGGTGGGAAAATATCAATGGAAGTATCAAGTGTTTTCTATAAATCCTGTTCAAATGCGTGATAATTCGTCtaagttcttttcttttctttggagATTTCTCCTTAAACCTTCACCAGCTTCTTTAGAATGTCCTCCTTTGTAA
- the LOC110629672 gene encoding ATP-dependent Clp protease proteolytic subunit-related protein 4, chloroplastic produces MEFATATASSLALHTRMIASPAASLRTSKSNRTLAYSSSSSSLRTSLSTSFFSPSAVGGTAISDFSGIKIRPECLNPASISSSKGKRSVVTMVIPYTRGSAWEQPPPDLASYLYKNRIVYLGMSLVPSVTELILAEFLYLQYEDEEKPIYLYINSTGTTKGGEKLGYETEAFAIYDVMGYVKPPIFTLCVGNAWGEAALLLAAGSKGNRSALPSSTIMIKQPIGRFQGQATDVDLARKEVKNVKAELVNLLAKHIGKSPEQIEADISRPKYFNPAEAVEYGIIDKVIYNERSPEDRGVVSDLKKAQLI; encoded by the exons ATGGAGTTCGCAACCGCTACAGCATCGAGCCTCGCGCTCCACACGCGCATGATAGCATCTCCAGCGGCTTCATTACGAACCTCAAAGTCCAACCGAACCCTAGCTTACTCTTCCTCATCTTCTTCTCTCAGAACTTCTCTCTCAACAAGCTTCTTCTCCCCCTCCGCTGTCGGCGGAACTGCCATTAGTGACTTCTCCGGTATAAAAATTCGACCTGAATGTCTCAATCCGGCGTCAATTTCCAGTTCCAAAGGCAAAAGAAGCGTTGTCACTATG GTTATTCCTTATACTAGGGGAAGTGCGTGGGAGCAACCTCCTCCTGACTTAGCATCTTACCTGTACAAGAATAGGATTGTTTACTTGGGAATGTCCCTTGTGCCTTCTGTGACAGAATTAATACTTGCAGAATTTCTTTACCTTCAATATGAGGACGAAGAGAAACCCATTTACCTCTATATAAACTCCACTGGTACAACCAAG GGTGGTGAAAAGCTGGGTTATGAGACAGAGGCTTTTGCTATCTATGATGTTATGGG GTATGTCAAGCCACCTATATTTACTCTCTGTGTTGGTAATGCTTGGGGTGAAGCAGCTTTACTTCTGGCTGCTGGGTCAAAGGGAAATCGTTCTGCTCTTCCTTCATCGACTATCATGATAAAACAG CCAATAGGGAGGTTTCAAGGTCAAGCAACTGATGTCGACCTTGCAAGAAAGGAAGTCAAGAATGTGAAAGCAGAATTG GTCAATCTCTTGGCAAAGCATATTGGAAAATCACCTGAACAGATTGAAGCAGACATCAGTCgcccaaaatattttaatccagCTGAGGCAGTTGAATATGGCATCATAGACAAG GTAATATATAATGAAAGGAGCCCTGAAGACCGTGGAGTTGTTTCTGACCTTAAAAAGGCACAGCTTATATGA
- the LOC110627041 gene encoding expansin-like B1, whose protein sequence is MGSKYGYCLVCLMVFLPAMCYSQDFTYSRATYYGSPDCLGTPTGACGFGEYGRKVNDANVAGVSKLYKNGTGCGACYQVRCKAPELCSDEGVNVVVTDYGEGDNTDFILSTRAYTRLARPNMASELLAYGVVNVEYRRISCRYAGYNILFKIHEYSRYPDYLAIVIMYQGGQNDIVALEIWKEDSKEWVAMRRAFGAVFDMANPPKGRLTLRFKVSAGQTWAEARNVIPNDWKAGVAYDSTIQLT, encoded by the exons ATGGGGTCTAAATATGGCTACTGCCTTGTTTGTTTGATGGTGTTTCTGCCTGCAATGTGTTACTCCCAAGATTTCACATACTCTAGGGCAACTTATTATGGTAGCCCTGATTGCTTAGGGACACCAA CTGGAGCTTGTGGGTTTGGAGAATATGGAAGGAAGGTCAATGATGCTAATGTAGCTGGAGTTTCCAAGCTCTACAAGAATGGCACTGGCTGTGGCGCTTGCTACCAG GTTAGGTGCAAAGCACCAGAGCTTTGCAGTGACGAGGGAGTGAACGTAGTGGTGACGGACTACGGCGAAGGAGACAATACTGATTTCATTCTCAGCACACGAGCTTATACAAGACTTGCACGTCCAAACATGGCCTCAGAATTATTAGCATATGGTGTTGTCAACGTAGAATACCGGAGGATTTCTTGTCGGTACGCCGGTTACAACATCTTGTTCAAAATCCATGAGTATAGCAGATATCCTGACTACTTGGCCATTGTCATCATGTATCAAGGAGGCCAAAATGATATTGTAGCCCTAGAAATATGGAAG GAGGATTCCAAGGAATGGGTAGCCATGAGAAGGGCCTTTGGAGCAGTGTTCGACATGGCGAACCCACCAAAGGGTCGGCTAACATTGAGGTTCAAAGTGAGTGCAGGGCAGACATGGGCAGAGGCAAGAAATGTGATCCCAAATGATTGGAAAGCTGGGGTTGCATATGATTCAACAATTCAGCTCACCTAA